A stretch of the Theileria equi strain WA chromosome 1, complete sequence genome encodes the following:
- a CDS encoding 60S ribosomal protein L33, putative (encoded by transcript BEWA_034310A), producing the protein MNIAKILVWKLFFYLGRIWSWKLQNCHLGVLHSPSRGNLYTLFAKKKAGRVLITLECTEARKLGKPPSRYYTTKNKINTPQRLELMKYNKYLKRHTLHKEIR; encoded by the exons ATGAATATAGCAAAAATACTTGTATGGAAACTATTCTTTTATTTGGGTCGCATTTGGTCGTGGAAGCTTCAAAATTGTCATCTCGGAGtccttcattctccttCCAGAG GCAACTTGTATACGCTGTTTGCTAAGAAGAAGGCTGGACGCGTGCTCATAACTCTGGAATGCACAGAGGCTCGTAAATTGGGGAAACCTCCTTCGCGCTACTATACAACCAAAAACAAGATCAACACACCCCAAAGATTAGAGCTTATGAAGTACAATAAGTACCTGAAAAGACATACCTTACACAAGGAAATTCGCTAG
- a CDS encoding acyl CoA binding protein, putative (encoded by transcript BEWA_034320A) translates to MLDQDFQNATKYVAETKSMKVTNDQKLSFYKYYKQATVGDCNTERPGFYKLEEKAKWDSWNSVKGMSSDAAKEAYVNLLTSIQPSWRG, encoded by the coding sequence ATGCTGGACCAAGATTTTCAAAATGCTACCAAATATGTAGCTGAAACCAAGAGTATGAAAGTCACAAACGATCAAAAACTCTCCTTCTACAAGTACTACAAGCAGGCCACGGTAGGCGATTGCAACACGGAGCGCCCAGGATTCTACAAGTTGGAGGAAAAGGCAAAGTGGGATAGCTGGAACTCAGTAAAGGGCATGAGTTCTGATGCTGCAAAGGAAGCCTATGTAAACTTGCTAACTAGCATTCAACCCAGTTGGAGAGGATAA
- a CDS encoding hypothetical protein (encoded by transcript BEWA_034330A), whose amino-acid sequence MKDGIGVNNLDTCDTAVAVLDPAADNVVDNKFVDDVDSLISCIEKWSKEQEETTATPNIDEITNNPLHASYSNKNLSKELGFMARDPSSDNSYVGRNNDGDDDTSKFSSVDKMSYCNINSSNLSPDDLITRSNTDNSEDSGINYYKEYSVTDNSDMDENSYKVVYDDLSYQTNPDYNLERKEYVDKSPTFQHDINRNLSTRSTDLSHGSIDTHDSITDVNDISFEKAKIDIVGTNVNLVPNNSLNEHEEENEENPILSMSSPSAPIITERDILVYGKSDSQIDPKDLNLDNVSNEKIEESETPSAYLRKVAMECQIDQILSSNSSPNNDGSRTNDPSVVNLNVEKVRGVCYCKSDNSWTAWWTEKGRSRKKAFKLSLYGNEGARKKAIEHRLQIEEMIPELRERRVNKTSRKKTQAQGNSSEEPRKQRKRNSAIRQNNGITNMHIDSFNKQAESRGIYFKDNTWYASWIDATGKRIIRAFPVSNEHSFISARSSAQELVNQSIKFSPSMFNVHMEEPKNLSYNVYKRRKIADYNNYIVYNRHKSAEESKIPSVEPTNFTSDIQNTSGEVDKKPETVQENQIKFQQHEIKLDTDTIEAIERAVNAAAQTECTSTIKEEQNATNSENTQTKVSAFCLSQVEFGKNSSIHLIPTLIKGPGDSNVLTIVVVNST is encoded by the coding sequence ATGAAAGATGGGATAGGTGTGAATAATTTAGACACATGCGACACTGCAGTTGCTGTTTTAGATCCTGCTGCAGATAATGTGGTTGATAATAAGTTTGTAGATGATGTAGATTCTTTAATATCATGCATTGAAAAATGGAGTAAAGAACAAGAAGAAACTACGGCTACCCCaaatattgatgaaataaCAAATAATCCTTTGCATGCTTCTTATTCCAATAAAAATCTAAGCAAAGAATTAGGTTTTATGGCAAGAGACCCATCATCTGATAATTCTTATGTCGGAAGAAACAATGATGGTGATGATGATACTTCTAAGTTCTCAAGTGTTGACAAAATGTCATATTGTAATATAAACTCTTCTAATTTGTCTCCTGATGATCTTATTACACGATCAAATACTGATAATTCAGAAGATAGCGGTATAAATTACTATAAGGAGTATTCCGTAACTGACAATTCtgatatggatgaaaatTCGTATAAAGTTGTGTACGACGATTTAAGCTATCAAACTAATCCCGATTATAATTTGGAAAGGAAAGAATACGTGGATAAAAGTCCAACCTTTCAACATGATATAAATCGTAATCTTAGTACTAGAAGCACAGATTTAAGCCATGGTTCCATAGATACACACGATAGTATCACGGATGTAAACGATATAAGTTttgaaaaggcaaaaaTAGATATTGTTGGGACGAATGTTAATCTGGTACCTAACAATTCTCTCAATGAgcatgaagaagaaaatgaagaaaatCCCATACTTTCAATGTCTTCACCTAGCGCCCCAATTATTACTGAAAGAGATATATTGGTCTACGGGAAAAGTGATTCTCAAATAGATCCAAAAGACTTGAATTTGGATAACGTAAGTAACGAAAAAATAGAAGAGTCAGAAACTCCATCTGCATACTTGCGCAAGGTAGCAATGGAATGTCAAATTGATCAAATTTTGTCCAGTAACTCCAGTCCAAATAATGATGGAAGTAGGACAAATGATCCATCTGTAGTAAATCTAAATGTAGAAAAGGTACGCGGCGTTTGTTACTGTAAAAGTGATAATAGCTGGACTGCATGGTGGACAGAAAAGGGGAGAAGCAGAAAGAAGGCATTCAAACTTAGTTtatatggaaatgaagGAGCTAGGAAAAAAGCAATCGAACATCGTCTTCAGATTGAAGAAATGATTCCAGAATTACGCGAAAGAAGAGTAAATAAGACAAGTAGGAAGAAAACGCAAGCACAAGGCAATTCTTCAGAAGAACCCAGAAAGCAAAGAAAACGTAATAGCGCTATTCGTCAAAACAATGGAATAACAAATATGCACATTGATTCATTTAACAAACAGGCTGAATCCCGTGGGATATACTTCAAGGATAATACTTGGTATGCCTCATGGATTGATGCTACTGGAAAACGGATTATTAGGGCATTTCCAGTATCAAATGAACATTCATTTATTTCTGCAAGGTCTTCAGCTCAAGAGCTAGTTAATCAATCCATCAAGTTTTCACCAAGTATGTTTAACGTTCACATGGAGGAACCCAAAAATTTAAGTTACAATGTTTAcaaaagaaggaaaataGCAGATTATAACAACTATATCGTTTATAATCGGCATAAAAGTGCTGAAGAATCGAAAATTCCCAGTGTTGAGCCCACGAATTTTACTAGTGATATCCAAAATACGTCTGGAGAAGTGGATAAAAAACCAGAAACGGTCCAAGAGAATCAGATAAAATTTCAGCAGCACGAGATAAAGCTTGATACAGACACAATAGAAGCTATAGAACGTGCAGTAAACGCAGCAGCTCAGACTGAATGCACTTCAACTATCAAGGAGGAACAAAACGCAACAAACTCTGAGAATACCCAAACAAAAGTTAGTGCATTTTGTTTATCACAAGTtgaatttggaaaaaatagTTCTATACATCTCATACCAACGCTAATAAAGGGACCAGGGGACTCCAACGTACTCACCATTGTTGTTGTAAACTCTACTTGA